A portion of the Mesobacillus sp. AQ2 genome contains these proteins:
- a CDS encoding ABC-2 family transporter protein has translation MRKYWQIAKGRMQENTAYSAWYWAGTASAVMRLLIIYFFWQAVYANQTTIENINLETMLTYIVIAMMLQGFVGGVGNELAENIKDGQVAIELMRPYDMIFKLFAVDIGSKIMYLIQGTLPMVLIAYFFMDLSFPKSPETIILFILSALVGIWIGTFFDFLVGVLAFWTVNVWGVRVLKESLITFFSGALVPITLFPDWLRTITEFLPFQAMVYLPVSIYSGLISGTDAYMALGVQLFWLVSLYVLVRVIWSQAIKQITIFGG, from the coding sequence ATGAGAAAGTATTGGCAAATAGCTAAAGGACGGATGCAGGAGAATACGGCCTATTCAGCGTGGTACTGGGCCGGGACCGCTTCGGCGGTAATGAGGCTGTTGATTATTTACTTCTTCTGGCAGGCGGTCTACGCTAACCAGACGACGATTGAAAACATCAACCTTGAGACGATGCTGACGTATATCGTCATTGCGATGATGCTTCAGGGATTTGTCGGGGGTGTTGGCAATGAGCTTGCGGAAAATATTAAGGACGGCCAGGTCGCAATCGAATTGATGCGTCCGTACGATATGATTTTTAAACTGTTCGCGGTCGATATTGGCTCGAAAATCATGTATTTGATCCAGGGGACACTGCCGATGGTGCTGATTGCTTACTTCTTTATGGATTTAAGCTTTCCGAAATCACCTGAGACGATCATTTTATTTATCCTCAGTGCACTAGTGGGCATCTGGATCGGTACATTCTTCGATTTCCTTGTCGGTGTGCTTGCGTTCTGGACGGTCAATGTCTGGGGTGTGAGAGTGCTGAAGGAATCATTGATTACGTTTTTCTCCGGGGCGCTGGTTCCAATCACGCTTTTCCCGGATTGGCTGAGAACCATTACAGAATTCCTGCCGTTCCAGGCGATGGTCTATCTTCCGGTTTCGATTTACTCAGGCCTCATTAGCGGGACGGACGCTTATATGGCACTGGGCGTCCAGTTATTTTGGCTCGTGTCTTTATATGTTTTGGTAAGGGTAATCTGGTCGCAGGCGATTAAACAGATTACGATTTTTGGAGGTTAG
- a CDS encoding DUF5658 family protein has product MKRKVMHLVLLFYCFSLLNLIDAVLTVAGIESSLITEANPLMEMIYSFGLGVFIALKVLLSVALVLLTLYKKVPKSKLVKGLTLFAAASYTAVIGLHSFWLVRLA; this is encoded by the coding sequence ATGAAAAGGAAGGTGATGCACTTGGTCCTGTTATTCTATTGTTTTTCCCTTCTCAATCTCATCGACGCAGTCTTAACAGTTGCCGGAATTGAAAGTTCACTAATAACTGAAGCAAATCCATTGATGGAGATGATCTATTCATTTGGTCTTGGAGTATTCATTGCGCTGAAAGTTCTTCTTTCTGTGGCTTTAGTATTGCTTACACTGTATAAAAAAGTACCAAAATCAAAGCTCGTAAAAGGTCTGACACTATTTGCTGCTGCTAGTTACACTGCTGTCATTGGCTTGCATAGTTTCTGGCTGGTCCGCCTTGCCTGA
- a CDS encoding SulP family inorganic anion transporter, with product MFQTLKRELLAGITVSVVALPLALAFGMQATGNSDGAIIGLYGAIITGFFAALFGGTKSQVTGPTGPITIIFTGIVATQGLEYAFIAAFMGGLFQIVFGLLKAGNYLKFIPLPVVSGFMNGIAIIIIMGQLQYVTGSFLVVLLTIVFMLVAMKWIKVIPPSLMALILGTVAVILLEKVFPAVHFTLPFINDFIFFDSVDRIGEIPKGLPQFHLPITDLGTIIQLIPAALSIAVLGSIDSLLTSVVMDNMTGTKHKSNKELIGQGIGNTLAGLFGAMPGAGATVRSVVNLRSGGQTALSAMVHSVALLLFMLVFGPFAEEIPLAVLAGILIMTGITMFDYDSLKILKDEPKTDAAVMLVTMILTVAIDLMVAVGVGIVMSALIFMKRMSDEGFKITSRFENSLKVYTLEGPLYFGATELITKTISSDSSEDIVIDIEKVTIVDASGALLLLQLKDQLKERGQNLYLVGNDLDLGGILRKMNIFHEFGTTGHFETMEELITFLKFNNKLVHGA from the coding sequence ATGTTTCAGACGCTGAAGCGTGAGCTTTTGGCCGGGATTACGGTTTCGGTTGTGGCGCTGCCACTGGCATTGGCTTTTGGGATGCAGGCGACGGGTAATTCTGATGGTGCTATCATTGGTTTGTATGGTGCCATAATCACGGGTTTCTTTGCGGCTTTGTTTGGCGGGACTAAGAGCCAGGTTACGGGTCCGACTGGGCCGATTACAATTATTTTTACAGGGATTGTTGCGACTCAAGGTTTGGAGTATGCGTTCATTGCCGCATTCATGGGCGGGTTATTTCAAATTGTTTTTGGGTTGCTGAAGGCCGGGAATTATTTAAAATTCATTCCGTTACCGGTGGTTAGCGGTTTTATGAACGGGATTGCCATCATCATTATTATGGGGCAGCTGCAGTATGTGACAGGCAGCTTTTTGGTTGTGCTGTTGACGATTGTCTTTATGCTGGTTGCGATGAAATGGATCAAGGTTATCCCGCCAAGTCTGATGGCACTGATTCTGGGTACAGTGGCGGTAATCCTTCTGGAAAAAGTGTTTCCTGCTGTACATTTTACATTGCCATTTATAAACGATTTCATATTCTTTGATAGTGTAGATAGGATTGGCGAAATTCCAAAAGGGCTTCCCCAATTCCATCTGCCAATTACGGACTTAGGCACGATCATTCAATTGATTCCTGCGGCATTAAGTATCGCGGTTCTTGGATCTATAGACTCTTTGCTTACGTCTGTTGTAATGGACAATATGACAGGCACGAAGCACAAGAGCAACAAGGAATTGATCGGCCAGGGGATTGGCAACACGCTTGCTGGTTTGTTTGGTGCGATGCCTGGTGCAGGTGCAACTGTCCGTTCTGTTGTCAATTTGCGCAGTGGTGGCCAAACTGCTCTGTCAGCGATGGTCCACAGCGTCGCCCTGCTACTTTTCATGCTAGTGTTCGGACCGTTTGCTGAGGAGATACCGCTTGCAGTGCTTGCCGGGATATTGATCATGACAGGGATTACGATGTTTGATTATGACAGTTTGAAAATTCTTAAGGACGAGCCGAAAACCGATGCTGCAGTGATGCTGGTGACAATGATCTTAACTGTAGCCATTGACCTGATGGTCGCGGTGGGCGTTGGAATTGTGATGAGCGCGCTGATTTTTATGAAGCGGATGAGCGATGAAGGCTTCAAAATCACCAGTAGGTTTGAAAATAGTTTAAAAGTGTACACGCTCGAAGGACCGCTATATTTTGGTGCGACCGAATTGATCACTAAAACGATTAGTTCGGATAGCAGTGAGGATATCGTGATTGATATCGAAAAAGTCACTATAGTCGATGCTTCGGGAGCATTACTCCTGCTCCAACTTAAAGATCAATTGAAAGAACGTGGCCAGAACCTTTATCTAGTCGGCAACGACCTTGACCTCGGCGGGATCCTTCGCAAGATGAATATATTCCATGAATTTGGCACAACTGGGCATTTTGAAACCATGGAAGAATTAATCACTTTTTTAAAGTTCAATAACAAATTAGTTCACGGTGCCTGA
- a CDS encoding ATP-binding cassette domain-containing protein — MITVENLKKEYKLVKRDPGLKGAVKSLFNRKYETKHAVKGINFTIEQGETVGYIGANGAGKSTTIKMLTGILTPTSGKVTVNGLVPYENRQKNAVNIGAVFGQRTQLFWDIPVRESYNLLKHIYEIPEQEYQETIAMFTGVLNLEPLLSIPVRQLSLGQKMRCELAAAFLHRPKVVYLDEPTIGLDIAVKVKIRKFIKEMNQRWGTTVLLTTHDMQDIEEICDRIIIIDGGTILYDGGLEQIKKQFGQKRVIHFELADKEKFVLPDTLNGHVDILPNEEETKVSLSFDHEAVKSSFVISEMMGMYEIGDLNIADPKIETIVEELYNKQEQGGEHEKVLANS; from the coding sequence GTGATTACTGTTGAAAATTTAAAAAAGGAATATAAATTGGTGAAGCGTGACCCTGGTCTTAAGGGTGCGGTGAAGTCGCTTTTTAACCGGAAGTATGAAACGAAGCATGCGGTGAAGGGGATTAATTTTACGATTGAACAGGGTGAGACGGTTGGCTATATTGGCGCGAATGGCGCAGGGAAGTCGACTACGATCAAGATGCTGACGGGAATCCTGACACCGACATCTGGCAAGGTGACAGTGAATGGACTGGTGCCGTATGAAAACCGCCAGAAGAATGCGGTGAATATCGGGGCGGTCTTCGGACAGCGGACGCAGCTGTTCTGGGATATACCGGTTCGTGAATCTTATAATTTGTTAAAACATATTTATGAGATTCCGGAGCAGGAATATCAGGAAACAATCGCGATGTTTACAGGGGTGCTGAACCTGGAACCGTTGCTCAGCATTCCGGTCAGACAGCTTTCCCTTGGGCAAAAAATGCGCTGTGAATTGGCTGCGGCCTTCCTCCACAGGCCAAAAGTTGTTTATCTGGATGAGCCGACGATCGGTCTTGATATTGCGGTAAAAGTGAAAATCAGAAAGTTTATCAAAGAAATGAATCAGCGCTGGGGCACAACAGTGCTGCTGACTACACATGACATGCAGGATATTGAGGAAATCTGCGACCGAATCATCATTATTGATGGCGGTACGATTTTGTACGATGGAGGGCTGGAGCAGATCAAAAAGCAATTCGGGCAAAAGCGCGTGATCCATTTTGAACTGGCTGACAAGGAAAAATTCGTTTTGCCAGATACTCTCAATGGACACGTAGATATTTTACCCAATGAAGAAGAAACGAAGGTCAGTCTGTCTTTTGACCATGAGGCTGTTAAAAGCTCGTTCGTCATTTCAGAGATGATGGGCATGTATGAAATTGGTGATTTGAATATTGCGGATCCTAAGATCGAAACGATCGTAGAGGAGCTATACAACAAGCAGGAACAGGGGGGAGAGCATGAGAAAGTATTGGCAAATAGCTAA
- a CDS encoding nucleotidyltransferase family protein, translated as MINQLMAALYINEIELPCDEVYYEQLLTNQDIDSISTQLYHLLKIQGKLERVPDFFRQYLYEQYLQTIQLNLFVKHETTQILNAFEDRGMKVITLKGVCFAESYFGSLGARKTSDIDLLVKTDDVDATVKLVNQLGFTVEEEKIPGHFHCSYSKMLPGSKIPLVVELHWDLLKESTAQFNIEEFWLAAKPLGQYSSVKELSRPHVFYMIVLHGWRHNLDSLKYYLDIIQMIYFLKDDLDFDLLIKIAERHKTKKRIIRTLSSVYQEFPFLECIKPFPYKSSKKYLDFNSKKEGSNIYQKYSDFINYQYFSYDTPNHTIKEILATIIPAKK; from the coding sequence ATGATAAATCAATTGATGGCAGCGTTATATATAAATGAAATTGAGTTGCCATGTGATGAAGTCTATTATGAGCAGCTTTTAACAAATCAGGACATAGATTCAATCTCCACTCAGCTCTATCATTTGTTGAAAATACAAGGAAAGCTTGAGCGAGTACCAGACTTTTTCCGCCAATATTTATACGAGCAGTACCTTCAAACCATACAGCTTAATTTATTTGTAAAACACGAAACAACTCAGATTCTCAATGCTTTTGAGGATCGAGGTATGAAAGTCATCACACTAAAGGGTGTCTGCTTCGCGGAATCCTATTTCGGGAGCTTAGGGGCGAGGAAGACATCTGATATAGATCTGTTGGTGAAGACCGATGATGTTGATGCAACCGTAAAATTAGTGAACCAACTAGGTTTTACAGTGGAAGAGGAGAAAATTCCTGGTCATTTTCATTGCAGTTACAGTAAGATGCTTCCTGGATCAAAAATTCCTCTCGTGGTTGAACTGCATTGGGATTTACTGAAGGAGTCAACAGCCCAGTTTAATATAGAAGAATTTTGGCTGGCAGCAAAGCCATTAGGTCAATACTCTTCGGTTAAAGAGTTATCAAGACCCCATGTATTTTACATGATTGTTCTGCATGGATGGCGCCACAATCTTGACTCTCTAAAATACTATTTGGATATTATTCAGATGATTTATTTTTTGAAGGATGATTTAGACTTTGATCTATTAATAAAAATCGCTGAAAGGCACAAAACCAAAAAAAGGATTATCCGGACACTATCCTCCGTATATCAAGAATTTCCTTTCCTGGAATGTATAAAGCCTTTTCCTTATAAATCTAGCAAGAAGTATTTAGATTTTAACAGTAAAAAGGAAGGAAGCAACATTTACCAAAAATATTCAGATTTTATCAATTATCAATATTTTAGTTATGACACTCCAAATCATACGATTAAGGAAATACTTGCTACAATCATTCCGGCCAAGAAATAG